The Electrophorus electricus isolate fEleEle1 chromosome 8, fEleEle1.pri, whole genome shotgun sequence genome contains the following window.
TTAAATTTGTCTTAATGCGGAAAAATGCCGAGCAATTACATAATAGACCAATAATCATTTTTGTTACCAACTTCAATTACCCGAGAGCTACGAAAATACATAAACggcaaagagaagaaaagccAAGCCACTCACCAGGGTTTTTCGGTTACTCCACAGCAGCTGCTCCCCTTTGCCAGGtaacagaaagaggaagaaaatgcCTTGGTTGCGGAATTTATACACGGGAGGCGGTCAGTCTAGGTTGCAACCCccatcttcctctccccctccctaATCGACCCGCAAATCGCACTCAATTCAGAGAAAAATCCCCGCCTCGGCAAACAGACGTCATCACTTTGTTTCGTGAATTCTCTGTATGACATATGTGATGCTCAATCGTTAAAAACATACcaactaaaatactgtagaatTTCTCAAATAATTTCTTAATTACTGTTTCTAAAGCATGGAAACTGTGGCCGCTTGCTAGTTTCATCTGACATGTTTTCGTTTGCTAGTTTTCCTAAACTGCAACCATTCATAAGCTTTTTTATATCTCATAAAAGAGCCATTTATGTTTTTGAGTAGCCTGTGTTTTAAATAAGGCATGTTATGGTTTACACAAGTATATCGTTAGATTTTGGTTGTAATGTTCTTAAAATCTGTTACTTAGCATCATACATTAAGTATTCTGTAGATATAAACTTTAGATTTTGTAGATATCCCATGTCAAAGCAACAAAATAACCATTCTTAAGGAATGATTATCATTTAGTAAAATGTTCAGTTATTAAAAGACTTAAACAATTTATGTATGTCATTAActacttattttaaaaataatatttaatccTTGTGGAAATTATAcgtaatacattttaatttgtgttgAATGCACACCAAACACTAAAGAACAAAGAATTGCAGCAGGTCAATGTAATGAAGATTTCTTTATCATTAAACAGCTTGCAGATAGTGTAGTCCCAACACACTGTATTAAAATACAGGAATTTACATCAGAACACTTCATAATGGAGGTTACAACACCCCTGTCTCCTGCATATCCCCACCCAATGGGGACCTATTCATATTCAGGCTTTATCTGCAGATAAAGTCACTGATGGTTGTTTGGAGGGACATGTGACTTTATTCAATCCGTACTTAAAAGCCAGTGTTTAgccttttttgtatttttctagGGTTTACTAGCTCCAACGTATTAGTGATCCTAGGTCAGGCCTAGGGCCTTGTGGTCTCCCTCTGAGCTTCCACTCCTCTCCCTTTTCCTCTGCCAGTTCAGGTAACAGATGCTTGGCCAGCAACTGCTACTTTCAGTCAAAAGAGCAGCATGCTACACAGACTCTCAGTCACTCACACTGAAAGCAGAATACATTTCTCTATGGGATAGAAAAATAAGTTGTTGTTGCTAGAAAATTACAGATTATTGACACACAACTTACTGATATTTGAGTAGACACATATAATCAGATTGCTTTCGTTTGTGCTGTCTCTGAAATTTGTCAGCCTAAACAACACACTTTAAATGACTCTGGTGTAATCTTAAATTTTGAATAACCATTGCTATGCTGAGGTAAGGTTATGAGTGTCAACCTATTTTAACACAACAGTCACTTTCCATAAATCCAGGAAGAGGAGGGACTTGGTCACCAAACCTGAAGAACCAGGCCTTCTTTGGGTGTTTTCTCTGATGATCCAAAATGCAGCACACACtttaatgaacactaaacaatttaaacttaaaacaaaaaacacaaattggCATACAAAATTGCTGGTAGTAATTTGAAAATTTGTAAGGGCCTTGAAAGAAAAGAAGGacttattctttctttctttcttttttgctttacttGCATTTACTGATTGTTACACAGGCAGCTAGTCTATATGCCCACATAGTCCTGAGGTCATCCTTAAAACATATGGAAACAAAGATTCACTTTAGGGCTGGAAAATCCTAGTAGTACCTGTAGGAGCAGGTAGAGCAAAGTGCTAGCAACAAAAAGGCCAGGGGTTTGTTTCCCAGGGAGCACAtttactgtcatactgataaaaatGTCTACcaaatgtaattttcatattgttgtttttaacatttaatttcaagACATTTGGCAATGAAccaagagaaaaagaggcagTCATATGACTGATGCTGATAAGAATTTGTCACAGTGCTGGACTGCAAAAGTTGCCTCCCACTGTGCTGTCTGCATTGAGATAGTAGGGCAGACTCTCTTCTACTTCTTTCCCACTCTCAGATCAGTGAGAGGGTGAGTCTGCAGATGTCTTTGGACTCTCTTGACATCCAACGATCCGTGTTCACACATTACTCAGCACGTCCCATTTTCCCTCTCACTGCAAGACATCACAACTTAATGTAACCTTTGTCCTCTATTAGCTTTGGCTTAACCACACCAAAAATCAGACCATGCCATTTTGGCTATAACATGCCTGGGTAACACAGAGGGTTTAAACTGTACTAGCACGCTAATACAAATTAGCAGAGTTATGTTTCTCAAATCCTGTCAGAGTAGACTAAGGCTTTTGAATTCAAATATTTggaaggggtgggggaggagcaaAGCCAGACTGGATGTGTGTCAAGGGCTGGCAGGACTTTAGTATTTAGGCATGCAATTGGAGAAGAAGGGAATCAGCCTTGCCTTTCCCTGCAGGACTAATTCATAAGGAAAGCAAGTTAAACGTGTGAAGtctaatatttcaaatttttattataatacaaTTCTAGTAATAATGTTCAACTTACTCATGTTATCACAGTCTGTGatagaaaagagaaaacatagTTTTAAAACGTGATTATATAGTTTGGGATGTGTCAGATATATGTGCCATTTAATGCAATAACCAATTCGGCTTTACCTATGTGAAGGCAGTTATAACAAGAATTATAACAAGAATTATAATAACAATTAGTGGCAGTCCTAGAATTTTCCTATAGACaaagtataacaaaataaaCTTCCTATGCCATCATAAAAATATCAAGCCAGGACATCGTATAATTTCTGGTCAAACAAGTCTATTATTAGTTCAAATCATTACTTATGTGATTTTCTTGACTgtcagtatatttaaaaaagaaaccaaatatTTTCCGCAATTCTGAAAACTGTCATGCCAACACTGAGCTCTGAGCCATTGATGgaattatttgaataaaatgCCAAATCTTTAACAGAGAGTACGTTTAGAAAATAATCCCAGTTAAATTGCTCATTTACTACTCAATAGCTAGATAGAAACAAGGCACTCACACTTgctaatttaattacattaaacttTGTATTGAGGTGTGATTTTTAAGAGGAGTGATActcatatgcatgtgtgagcatgctGTGTAACTGTCTGAAAATTcaaactgcaaataaatgcttttgTAATGCTTTTGAAGTGCAAAAATTCATGTTTCGCACTGTTTGAAAGGAAGAGCCACCCTGGCCCCTctgacaaacacatacagatacaaGACAAGTAGGCTATACTAATTTCAGAACTAAGAACCATATCAAGAAGGTAAATGTATTTAActttttagtttaaaaacaagcaagcaaacaaacaaacaaacaaacaaacaaaacgaaTTGTGGGTCACTTTGCTACCTCAGATGATAAATGCACATCTTACTTACATAAAAGTAGagaaaaagctaaagaaaaagTAGCACCTCACATCTTACATTAACAAAATACtaaataccaaataaataattttgataaATAGCAAAACAACAACTTATGGAAATATTTGTAGTCAACTAAAACTAACTTACATAAATTAGCCCATCAGAGATTTGACACAAAGCGAGATTTAAATTAGTGAGAAAATAGGGTGTCTCACAGAATGAATATGTCAACGTAATAACGGCATTTTATAATCAAATGTTATCTCATGGATTTCTGAATATCGAACTAAGTAGAACCAGGTGGAGTTATACAATTACTGTACAAGATAGAAAAAGATTAATGTTTTTGAATTGTAGTGGACTGATAGacagaatttttattttctcaataATTTGTAAATGGAGAGGAATTAGCAGATGTTAGGTAACGGTGATACCACTTAATTCATACATAAATGATTTACGCGTAAATAAACTGATTTGTCGAGAACACCTAGTCTACTTACAAACTATTACGCCATGAAAATCAAGCTATTGGTATTCGTAATGCACCCTGCTCTTATTGTGTAGTTTCGAGTGCGGTTACTGCAAAAGATTATATCCGGGTCATTTGCTAAACCGGTCTGGTGGTATGACGTAATCGTAATGTTTATAGTGTACTAGAGTAATGCATTAATcgaaaaataataatttattaaagatAATGATGTACTCTTATGTAGCATTTATTACGTTATTTAAAACGTATATCGTTACTACCAACGTAATGTCTGCATAAGAATTCATAAACCAGGATCTGATAAACCTAAAAGGTTGATGGCCTCGAGTGGccggtttttgttttttttgtcaggcGCCCTCTAGGTAGCACTGCATGAATGTTAAAAGCGTTCTATAAGTTTCAtggtttattaacattacaaCTGAAACGACCCATTCTGATTCCACAGGGGGTGGAGTCCCCGTAAGACCATAATTCACCACAGGATGACTGGatgttaaatatgtaaacagCAATGTTGCCCTTGATTATTATAAAAAAGCAGAGGTTGATCATCATACAACAAAAGGGAAGTCCtaaagacacagaaaaacagatcaGTCTTATTCGTTATATTTGTAGAAAATACTTTCCCATCaaatatgtttcttttaaaggagaaagtttttaaatgttttagttattacatttattcagtgtatgtatttgttatttGGGGTCCTACATACTTAAAATATAGCACTGTTGCATCTTGAGGATAACAAAAATAGCTTTTTGTTATATGGAAAAgttcaataaaatgtaaactaaaaaGATACACAGATATTTACAGCAATTACTGCAAACTAAATAGCATCTCAGGATtaataatcaatacaaaacaaagtggaaattattttttaataataaaattgacCAAAATAATTTCACTTTCTTTCAGACAGaggcaaaataaaatttacaatGTTTCTACAAAGATTTCCTCAAATAATATTGGTATAAAAAGTTGCTTAGAAAAATCACAGTCTTAAGTAACTGCTATATTCTAAAGGGATAGGTGAGGTACAGCTTATTTCTTAAAGCTTATTGACTTAAAATttgttttgcaaaatatttagcAAAAATTAAAACCTTGTGCAAATCCCTTTATAccattatacaaatattttatatcaaaGACATAATACttcattacacattacatattacaactcattaaacattaacattaaggagaaaaaatgcatttatttattcttacaaCTCATACCGTTGCGCTGACTGAATGTAAAAGTGTGCagcattataataataatgcccatttaaaattaaacgtaaaaattttaaaaattaatatttcttCCTATTATAACATTAATGAATgttgcttcatttatttaaatttaacacCACATGTTCATAATCAAGCAGTACACTTATAAGTAAAGTCCATAACCACAACATGTCTAGTGCTCTCTGTCTGCATCTGTTCCATGCTCTCTCACTGCCCACCTCTGGATCCTTCCGCTGCCAAATAATGTGAAAACGAGGGCTCCAATGGCACTCACTCCTGCtgacaaacagaacacattCCTCCAACCCACAAGAGAGCGCTGttgagaaagagggaaggagacgctaatttaataatttaatttaatattttgtcaagTATGCCTACTCAGTATTTTGTGCAGTGTTTCTGGATATGTTATGGAATAGcagtttacatttttggcaaGGTGACCCACTGCAATTGGTGCAAGAACTCCTGGGATGGTCCCGAAAGTGTTTGTGATCCCAAGCAGCATGCCTGCATACCTGAGTCCAAAGCAGATGGAAAGTTAGAAAATAAGGGAAAAAGGCAACAAAGAATGTAACATTCTGTtgcaaaaggcaaaaaataACTGGATATGAAGATAATTGGAAAGAAataactgttttgtgttttccatcTATGTTCATACCCAAACACTATTGGGGAAGGGAACACTTGGGAAGTAAATGAGCAGGATAAACAAGGAGGTGCAGAGCAGATCCTACAGTCAGTACCGAGGAGCAATGTCAATCTGGTTCATGAAAACCCCAGCAGCGCTGATGCCACCAATAGTAGTGGACACAGTGAGAAAGGTCACAGCCAGGGTGCTACTGCACCCTGTGAATCCCACAGCAAACAGGAACCCCGCGGGCAACAGCAGACCTATGGAAACACGAATTTCTTCACACAGTTGAGAGAACATATTTATCTCATGATGAAATGTAGTGATCTCAAAACTGAGCAATTACTGACCTACAAGAGTGAAGATTTTGCGAACAGTTGTTATGCTCAGTATCTCCCTCTCCAGGAGGCTGTCTGCTAGTACACCAGACAATATAGAGAACAACCAGGCACCCAGGTAGGGCAGCGCCGACAGGAAGGAGTTCTACACATCACACACCGTGAGACAATGTGAGGTCACATTTATTCTCAGATTATGCACATTGGTTATCTCGTCTCTTTTGGGAAAGCCAAATTCCCACTGAAATGATATATTACACAGGTCCAGTCTTACTGGGGTGTTCTGCCTAACACCAATTTGTGGTCTATGGGTCCAAATTCACAACTAAAATCTAACCAACTGAAGTCTAACCTGGCGCAGGTCAAAGTGCAGCACTGTATCCATGTAGGTAGGCAGAGAGGTAAGCAGAGTGTAGTATGACCAATTAGCACACATCTGTGTAATGATGATAGCCCACAGGGGGACCGATAACAGCATGGGCAGCAGAGGTACTGACCAACCATGAGAGCCACCCTGCACAAGAAGGAAGAGAAGACGAACTCTCACCATACCATAACAGTCATCATCATTATCTAAAAATATGATAAtgacataattattaattaattaacaacaacaaataatatACATGCAAATTTGGTGTAATAATTCATTATGATGTTTAGACATGAGTGTACACTATATACATAGTATACACTATACAGTTtctgataaaataaatattaacttcaGGTACCATTAACAATGATatttatcaaaaacaaataaaataaaatacaaactttAACCAACAATTAAATGCCTAGTAACTGAGGGGTAAGACAGTAATATCATCTTAGATGATCGATTCAAACATGCTTTATGGGCCAAACAATAAACTCAGTTGAACAAGTACTAAAAGCTGTCCTTTTCTGTGCTCttttctgcttcctgtttctAACTCAGTTTATCCATGGAATACTTTAATATGCAATACCTCTGAACCTATAGAGTTGATTATGTAATCTTTTTCTTGGTCACTTATTCTTCGATGTGTGCGAGGTTCATCTGACACCAGGATGAACCATAGCACTGCCCAAAGACACCCAGCTCCTCCTGGTGGTGAAACGTGAGAATAGAGATCAATTTCTACGTCGGTGATTCACCAAAATGCCTCAGTGAATAACCTTACATTTTGCTCCTAAACTGCACTAGAATGTTGAACAGGTCCCATTTCACCTTTATTCAATTAAGGTTTAGTTACTGCAGAGAGCTGCATGTTCTGGTTTTAGTACAGGATGTCATTAGGATGTTAACATGGATTTACTGTGAGGTGTATATAGATGTAAAATCATTTGCCATTTGAGACCTTAGCTGGGTTGGTTTGCAAATCTGCAGACACAATTGATAACTATTTACCAAAGCAATAGAAAACTGCAGGCCAACCCAGACTGTTGCAGATGAAGCCAGTGAGAGGAAGAGCAACGAAGGCACCAAAGTTGGACCCTGCTCCAGAGAACGTGGTCAGACGAGCTCTCTCTAGTGGAGGAGCCCAGCAAGCCCACATGGCCATCTGAGCAGGAAATGtcacaccctaacacacacacacacacacacacacacacacacacacacacacacacttcaacatTTCTCCTGCTACATGAAAATGAATTGAGCAAGAATATGAAGAAGGTGAGATCAAATTTGTTTctcagaataataataataaaaaactttgAGGTTTTCTCACCTCTCCAAATCCCTCCAAGGCCCGTAGCGCAAACAACCACGAGGGCCCAAGCTGGGCTGCCAGTGGGGTGAGGAGGGTGAGCACTGCCGTGCCCAGAACCCCCCCTCCCAGGAAGATGCTTCCCCCAAAGCGGCCTGACAGGTAGCCTCCAGGAATCTGGGTGAAAAGATACCCAAAGAAGAATGCACCAAGCAGCATTCCCTGTGTCTCAGGATCCCATGAGTACTGTGGCACCTGGAAgagcatatgagtgtgtgcttATGAATTGATAACCTGAAAGAGTACTGCGGAGTATTATTGCATTATGGGCTCTatgcaaaacaaccaaaaatagagtgtatgtgtacatgtatactgCCAGAGTAGACTGAAAACACTCACCCCATCTGGCTGATCTGGATTTTGGTGGCTGGTGTTAGAAGGACCAGAGGGTGCTGGGCATTCTTTCTCTTCACTGCCATTGGATGTTGGCTGCCCATTAGTTGCATTGACCATGGCGACCATGGCAACACTGAGGTTGACGCGGAGACCATACACCACAGCAAAGCCGAGGAACATCATGAAGGCCAGATTGGATCGTACAGAGCAGCATTTGGGAGGCACTGTTACACATACAACTTATATATGACATTTGAAATTTgcactttaaaattatttagtaAATTAAGTAATTCTGTAAGATAAGGATGCCTACAGAAGTGGACAGAGCCCTCTACAAGCAGGCCAGGAATTCCCTGACAGAAGCTGATCAGAGTGACTAAAAGAAGCTGATGAGGCAAACAAAGACCTGGCTTATGACGTAAATATCTTCTACTGCACGTTTGAGGAAGGCGAATTTACACTCCTCATCCACTCCAGTTCAACGATAACAGTCCCCATTAAACATCTGACAACACCCCAACACTCAGACTGCACTAAAGATATGTGAAGAGGATGCATCCTGGC
Protein-coding sequences here:
- the si:ch1073-513e17.1 gene encoding sialin isoform X3, giving the protein MNSAVEHQNEEHTPLLQKQAGKHSVPPKCCSVRSNLAFMMFLGFAVVYGLRVNLSVAMVAMVNATNGQPTSNGSEEKECPAPSGPSNTSHQNPDQPDGIPGGYLSGRFGGSIFLGGGVLGTAVLTLLTPLAAQLGPSWLFALRALEGFGEGVTFPAQMAMWACWAPPLERARLTTFSGAGSNFGAFVALPLTGFICNSLGWPAVFYCFGGAGCLWAVLWFILVSDEPRTHRRISDQEKDYIINSIGSEGGSHGWSVPLLPMLLSVPLWAIIITQMCANWSYYTLLTSLPTYMDTVLHFDLRQNSFLSALPYLGAWLFSILSGVLADSLLEREILSITTVRKIFTLVEIRVSIGLLLPAGFLFAVGFTGCSSTLAVTFLTVSTTIGGISAAGVFMNQIDIAPRYAGMLLGITNTFGTIPGVLAPIAVGHLAKNRSLVGWRNVFCLSAGVSAIGALVFTLFGSGRIQRWAVREHGTDADREH
- the si:ch1073-513e17.1 gene encoding sialin isoform X1, whose translation is MNSAVEHQNEEHTPLLQKQAGKHSVPPKCCSVRSNLAFMMFLGFAVVYGLRVNLSVAMVAMVNATNGQPTSNGSEEKECPAPSGPSNTSHQNPDQPDGVPQYSWDPETQGMLLGAFFFGYLFTQIPGGYLSGRFGGSIFLGGGVLGTAVLTLLTPLAAQLGPSWLFALRALEGFGEGVTFPAQMAMWACWAPPLERARLTTFSGAGSNFGAFVALPLTGFICNSLGWPAVFYCFGGAGCLWAVLWFILVSDEPRTHRRISDQEKDYIINSIGSEGGSHGWSVPLLPMLLSVPLWAIIITQMCANWSYYTLLTSLPTYMDTVLHFDLRQNSFLSALPYLGAWLFSILSGVLADSLLEREILSITTVRKIFTLVEIRVSIGLLLPAGFLFAVGFTGCSSTLAVTFLTVSTTIGGISAAGVFMNQIDIAPRYAGMLLGITNTFGTIPGVLAPIAVGHLAKNRSLVGWRNVFCLSAGVSAIGALVFTLFGSGRIQRWAVREHGTDADREH
- the si:ch1073-513e17.1 gene encoding sialin isoform X2 translates to MNSAVEHQNEEHTPLLQKQAGKHSVPPKCCSVRSNLAFMMFLGFAVVYGLRVNLSVAMVAMVNATNGQPTSNGSEEKECPAPSGPSNTSHQNPDQPDGVPQYSWDPETQGMLLGAFFFGYLFTQIPGGYLSGRFGGSIFLGGGVLGTAVLTLLTPLAAQLGPSWLFALRALEGFGEGVTFPAQMAMWACWAPPLERARLTTFSGAGSNFGAFVALPLTGFICNSLGWPAVFYCFGGAGCLWAVLWFILVSDEPRTHRRISDQEKDYIINSIGSEGGSHGWSVPLLPMLLSVPLWAIIITQMCANWSYYTLLTSLPTYMDTVLHFDLRQNSFLSALPYLGAWLFSILSGVLADSLLEREILSITTVRKIFTLVGLLLPAGFLFAVGFTGCSSTLAVTFLTVSTTIGGISAAGVFMNQIDIAPRYAGMLLGITNTFGTIPGVLAPIAVGHLAKNRSLVGWRNVFCLSAGVSAIGALVFTLFGSGRIQRWAVREHGTDADREH
- the si:ch1073-513e17.1 gene encoding sialin isoform X4; the protein is MVAMVNATNGQPTSNGSEEKECPAPSGPSNTSHQNPDQPDGVPQYSWDPETQGMLLGAFFFGYLFTQIPGGYLSGRFGGSIFLGGGVLGTAVLTLLTPLAAQLGPSWLFALRALEGFGEGVTFPAQMAMWACWAPPLERARLTTFSGAGSNFGAFVALPLTGFICNSLGWPAVFYCFGGAGCLWAVLWFILVSDEPRTHRRISDQEKDYIINSIGSEGGSHGWSVPLLPMLLSVPLWAIIITQMCANWSYYTLLTSLPTYMDTVLHFDLRQNSFLSALPYLGAWLFSILSGVLADSLLEREILSITTVRKIFTLVEIRVSIGLLLPAGFLFAVGFTGCSSTLAVTFLTVSTTIGGISAAGVFMNQIDIAPRYAGMLLGITNTFGTIPGVLAPIAVGHLAKNRSLVGWRNVFCLSAGVSAIGALVFTLFGSGRIQRWAVREHGTDADREH